From a single Raphanus sativus cultivar WK10039 chromosome 3, ASM80110v3, whole genome shotgun sequence genomic region:
- the LOC108835257 gene encoding protein STABILIZED1-like, which produces MVFLSIPNGKTLSIDVNPNTTTISAFEQIVHQHTNVPQHLLCYSLRMRNPSRVFHDSLLLSDLGVCLFSTVIIHVPLLGGEQGALPPPKEPVVWITLAMLEETDGHTAMVWNTIDLCIKTLQRGGVVIDREYWMNAARACERGGYVVTCKAIIKNFIGIGVDEDDMKRTWLADAEMSKKCGCVETARAIYAHSLTFLLTKKSIWLKAALLEKSHGSKESLDALLRKAVTYVPKAEILWLMGAREKFLAGDVTAARAILQEACGVIPNSEEIWLAAFKLEYENKELERARMLLAKARERGGSERVWMKSAIVERELGNVEEERRLLDEGLKQFPTFFKLWLMLVQLEERFNNLDRARKVYEYGLKHCPNCIPLWISYANLEERVNELNKARDILITSRKKNPHADELWLAAIRTELRHDNRGEAEHLLSKALQECPGSGILLAADIQMAIRPRRKKKSIDALKKCARDPHVTVAVAKLFWQDKKVEKARAWLKRAVTLNQDIGDHWALYYKFELQHGTEESQKEVLAKCVDYEPKHGEKWQAVSKAVENAHQPVEAILNKVLLH; this is translated from the coding sequence ATGGTGTTTCTCTCGATCCCCAATGGAAAGACTCTCTCGATCGATGTAAACCCTAACACAACCACCATCTCCGCCTTCGAACAAATTGTTCACCAACATACCAACGTTCCTCAACATCTCCTTTGCTACTCGCTGCGTATGCGAAACCCTAGCCGTGTGTTCCACGACTCGCTCCTATTATCCGATCTTGGTGTTTGTCTTTTCTCCACTGTGATTATCCACGTCCCTCTCTTGGGTGGGGAGCAGGGAGCGCTTCCACCGCCCAAGGAACCGGTTGTTTGGATCACCCTTGCTATGCTCGAGGAAACTGATGGGCACACCGCTATGGTGTGGAACACTATTGATCTGTGTATAAAGACTCTTCAGAGAGGAGGTGTTGTTATTGACAGAGAATATTGGATGAATGCCGCTAGGGCTTGTGAGAGAGGCGGGTATGTCGTAACGTGCAAGGCAATTATCAAGAACTTTATAGGTATTGGAGTCGATGAGGATGATATGAAGAGAACTTGGCTTGCTGATGCGGAGATGAGCAAGAAGTGTGGTTGCGTTGAAACAGCAAGAGCTATATATGCACATTCTCTTACTTTCTTGTTGACCAAGAAAAGTATATGGCTTAAAGCTGCTCTTCTTGAGAAGAGCCATGGGAGTAAAGAGTCTCTTGATGCCTTGTTGCGCAAGGCAGTGACATATGTGCCTAAGGCTGAGATTTTGTGGCTCATGGGTGCTAGAGAGAAGTTTCTTGCTGGAGACGTTACAGCAGCACGTGCTATTCTACAAGAGGCTTGTGGTGTGATTCCCAACTCTGAGGAAATCTGGCTTGCTGCTTTCAAGCTGGAGTATGAGAACAAGGAGCTGGAGCGGGCGAGGATGCTTCTTGCAAAAGCAAGGGAAAGAGGAGGGAGTGAGAGGGTCTGGATGAAGTCAGCCATTGTTGAGAGAGAGCTTGGCAACGTAGAGGAGGAGAGGAGATTGCTTGATGAAGGGTTGAAGCAGTTCCCAACGTTCTTCAAGCTTTGGTTGATGCTTGTGCAGCTCGAGGAACGGTTCAATAATCTGGATCGTGCCAGGAAAGTTTATGAATATGGTTTGAAGCACTGTCCTAACTGCATACCGTTGTGGATCTCATACGCTAATCTTGAAGAAAGAGTGAATGAGCTTAACAAAGCTCGAGATATTCTCATTACTTCAAGGAAGAAGAATCCACATGCGGATGAGCTATGGTTAGCAGCTATTCGTACTGAACTGAGGCATGACAACAGGGGAGAAGCAGAGCACTTGTTGTCAAAGGCTCTTCAAGAATGTCCCGGCAGTGGTATCCTCTTGGCCGCGGACATTCAGATGGCGATACGTCCTCGCaggaaaaaaaagagtattGATGCTCTGAAGAAGTGTGCTCGTGACCCGCATGTCACTGTAGCTGTCGCCAAGCTCTTCTGGCAAGACAAGAAGGTGGAGAAAGCTAGAGCGTGGTTAAAACGGGCTGTGACCCTCAACCAAGACATTGGCGATCACTGGGCGTTGTATTACAAATTTGAACTTCAACATGGCACTGAAGAGAGCCAGAAGGAGGTCCTTGCTAAATGTGTAGATTATGAGCCGAAGCATGGTGAGAAGTGGCAAGCTGTCTCTAAAGCCGTGGAGAATGCACACCAGCCTGTAGAGGCCATCTTGAATAAAGTCTTGTTGCATTGA